A stretch of the Sulfitobacter indolifex genome encodes the following:
- a CDS encoding AAA family ATPase — MRDHSDLQDMNARSLAQQASVRRATFDPGIVKALRPFSIWEISQFMFDIPPDTLRKKLAEDPALPQGETQDDGRQRWFSLKEINELRRRLRFRGKTLLPRRPDGRAIRVAVSNFKGGVGKTVVAQHLANAAALDGYRVLCIDFDPQATLTHSMGLVEVKEGNTVWGIMCRDLCHEADRIMNSYDLPEECPYPASDELPEDVQSIGAQRTQDFIQPTCWPTIDIIPSCANAAFVEFASAQYRALHKAWSFFGCVARYLDELPDDQYDVIIFDCPPAIGYQSLNAAFAADILYIPSGPGYWEYDSTTSYLGQLGDAMEDISDGFGKLAADAGITLPKRFMDIRILMTRFETNNPLHTAMMDAFRNVFGADVCQNPIEMTRAVEQSGRFQMSVYEQDYRQMTRETWKRARQSFDRSYEEFRATMLNAWDRAIETGEM, encoded by the coding sequence ATGAGAGACCATTCAGACCTTCAGGACATGAACGCGCGCAGTCTCGCACAACAGGCATCTGTTCGGCGCGCAACATTCGATCCCGGCATCGTCAAGGCACTGCGCCCCTTCTCAATCTGGGAAATCAGCCAGTTCATGTTCGACATCCCCCCCGATACCCTGCGCAAGAAACTGGCCGAAGACCCCGCCCTGCCCCAGGGCGAAACCCAGGATGATGGCCGCCAGCGCTGGTTCTCGCTTAAGGAAATCAACGAACTGCGCCGCCGCTTGCGGTTCCGGGGTAAAACACTGCTGCCCCGCCGCCCCGATGGCCGCGCCATCCGCGTTGCCGTGTCCAACTTCAAGGGCGGCGTGGGCAAGACTGTCGTGGCGCAGCACCTGGCAAATGCCGCCGCGCTTGATGGCTATCGCGTGCTGTGCATTGACTTTGATCCGCAGGCCACGCTCACCCACTCCATGGGTCTGGTCGAGGTGAAGGAAGGCAACACCGTCTGGGGCATCATGTGCCGCGATCTGTGCCACGAGGCGGACCGGATCATGAACAGCTATGACCTGCCCGAAGAATGCCCCTACCCCGCCTCCGATGAACTGCCCGAAGATGTGCAAAGCATTGGCGCGCAGCGGACGCAGGATTTCATCCAGCCCACCTGCTGGCCCACCATCGACATCATCCCCAGCTGCGCCAACGCGGCCTTTGTCGAATTTGCCAGCGCGCAATACCGGGCCTTGCACAAGGCATGGTCGTTCTTTGGATGTGTGGCGCGGTATCTCGATGAACTGCCCGACGATCAATATGACGTCATCATTTTCGACTGCCCGCCCGCCATCGGCTACCAGTCTCTAAACGCCGCTTTTGCGGCTGATATTCTCTATATTCCCTCCGGTCCCGGTTACTGGGAATACGATTCCACCACCAGCTATCTGGGCCAGTTGGGTGACGCGATGGAGGATATCTCGGACGGGTTTGGTAAGCTGGCAGCGGACGCAGGTATAACGCTTCCTAAACGGTTTATGGACATTCGTATCCTTATGACCCGCTTTGAAACCAACAACCCTTTGCATACCGCGATGATGGATGCTTTTCGCAATGTCTTTGGCGCTGACGTTTGCCAGAACCCGATTGAAATGACCCGCGCGGTCGAACAATCGGGGCGGTTTCAGATGTCGGTTTACGAACAGGACTACCGCCAGATGACCCGCGAAACTTGGAAACGCGCGCGGCAAAGTTTTGACCGGTCTTATGAGGAATTCAGGGCAACCATGCTGAATGCCTGGGACCGCGCCATAGAAACAGGAGAGATGTGA
- a CDS encoding ParB/RepB/Spo0J family partition protein, translated as MAKSNKFGFAPVEPDAPRRRERSVGPMGAAVREAAESLTDATDAKVEKRRQNAKDAEAFRAAQDEGRVLIALELSQISADDLPRDRMDLDAVASSDEMEELKASIRERGQKEPIEVYPGPDGSYQLKKGWRRFTALSQLMAETGDARFGTITARIERGDDGRLARYIDMVEENVVREDLTFAEMAQVVITAAQDGGVGEPDPDALVARLYGSLHKMKKSYIRSFIFLLSQLGDVLPFPKAISRNLGVDVARAFKTQDAAEALRAKLQECQTPEEQNKVLAEFVEASKGMPQAQKKKLEPREKFEFHVGSLKVTARRGECRIVSKDDFAAIPKPLLERAIKAFEDELRGGPSVKPL; from the coding sequence ATGGCCAAGAGCAACAAATTCGGCTTTGCCCCGGTGGAGCCCGACGCCCCGAGACGCCGCGAACGGTCGGTCGGGCCGATGGGTGCCGCGGTGCGCGAAGCCGCGGAAAGCCTGACAGACGCCACCGACGCCAAAGTCGAAAAGCGCCGCCAGAATGCCAAAGACGCCGAAGCGTTCCGCGCCGCGCAGGACGAAGGCCGCGTGTTGATCGCGCTGGAGTTGTCGCAGATCTCAGCCGACGATCTGCCGCGTGACCGGATGGATCTGGATGCTGTGGCATCCTCGGACGAGATGGAGGAACTCAAGGCCTCGATCCGCGAGCGGGGCCAGAAGGAACCCATCGAAGTCTACCCGGGGCCGGACGGCAGTTACCAGCTCAAGAAAGGGTGGCGTCGTTTTACCGCGCTGTCGCAACTGATGGCGGAAACCGGCGATGCTCGTTTTGGCACCATCACCGCGCGGATTGAACGCGGTGATGATGGGCGGTTGGCGCGCTATATCGACATGGTCGAAGAAAACGTCGTGCGCGAAGATCTCACCTTTGCCGAGATGGCACAGGTTGTAATCACCGCCGCGCAGGATGGCGGGGTGGGGGAGCCGGACCCCGATGCGCTGGTGGCGCGGCTGTACGGATCGCTGCACAAGATGAAAAAATCTTACATCCGCAGCTTTATTTTCCTGCTGTCGCAACTGGGCGATGTGCTACCTTTCCCCAAGGCAATTTCACGCAACCTGGGTGTTGATGTGGCACGGGCGTTCAAGACACAGGACGCGGCCGAGGCGCTGCGCGCCAAGCTGCAAGAATGCCAAACCCCTGAGGAACAGAACAAGGTGCTGGCCGAATTTGTGGAGGCTTCCAAGGGAATGCCGCAGGCCCAAAAGAAAAAGCTGGAGCCGCGTGAGAAGTTCGAGTTTCACGTCGGCTCCCTCAAGGTGACAGCGCGGCGGGGTGAATGCCGAATCGTCAGCAAGGATGATTTCGCAGCCATTCCCAAGCCTTTGCTGGAACGCGCGATCAAAGCTTTTGAGGATGAACTGCGCGGCGGCCCAAGTGTAAAGCCGCTATAA